The following are from one region of the Nicotiana tabacum cultivar K326 chromosome 3, ASM71507v2, whole genome shotgun sequence genome:
- the LOC107812321 gene encoding carbonic anhydrase, chloroplastic-like isoform X2, whose amino-acid sequence MAKGSYEKAIVSLQNLLSEKEELKPVVAERIDEITTELQTTGCNSFDPVQRIKTGFYYFKTEIYDKNPELFEKLKKGQEPKFLVFACSDSRVSPSHVLNFQLGEAFMLRNIANMVPPYDKTKYSGVGAVIEYAVVHLKVENILVIGHSACGGIKALMELPEDGSESTDFIEDWVKIGLPAKAKVLAEHGDKTFKEQVKYCEKEAVNVSLANLLTYPFVSDALVNKTLALKGGYYDFMKGRFELWGLNFGLSDPCYI is encoded by the exons ATGGCAAAAGGAAGTTACGAGAAGGCCATTGTTTCACTCCAGAACCTCCTCAG TGAGAAGGAAGAACTGAAACCGGTTGTAGCAGAAAGAATTGATGAAATCACAACTGAGTTACAAACGACAGGCTGCAATTCCTTCGACCCTGTTCAAAGGATCAAGACGGGCTTTTATTATTTCAAAACAGAGATATATGA CAAAAATCCAGAATTGTTTGAGAAACTCAAGAAAGGACAGGAACCCAAG TTTCTTGTGTTTGCCTGCTCCGATTCACGAGTGAGCCCATCTCATGTGCTGAATTTTCAGCTCGGTGAAGCTTTTATGCTTCGAAACATCGCCAACATGGTCCCTCCTTATGACAAG ACTAAATACTCGGGAGTAGGAGCTGTAATCGAATACGCAGTTGTTCATCTTAAGGTAGAAAACATTTTAGTCATTGGCCATAGTGCATGTGGAGGTATTAAGGCTCTTATGGAACTCCCAGAAGATGGTTCTGAATCAAC TGACTTTATAGAGGATTGGGTGAAAATTGGATTGCCTGCCAAAGCAAAAGTACTAGCTGAACACGGGGATAAAACTTTTAAAGAGCAAGTCAAATATTGTGAGAAG GAAGCTGTGAATGTATCACTAGCCAATTTGCTTACGTACCCATTTGTGAGCGATGCTTTGGTGAATAAGACTTTGGCATTGAAGGGAGGTTACTATGATTTCATGAAAGGAAGATTTGAGCTCTGGGGACTCAACTTCGGTCTTTCTGATCCTTGTTATATATAA
- the LOC107812321 gene encoding carbonic anhydrase, chloroplastic-like isoform X1, which translates to MAKGSYEKAIVSLQNLLRFGPSEKEELKPVVAERIDEITTELQTTGCNSFDPVQRIKTGFYYFKTEIYDKNPELFEKLKKGQEPKFLVFACSDSRVSPSHVLNFQLGEAFMLRNIANMVPPYDKTKYSGVGAVIEYAVVHLKVENILVIGHSACGGIKALMELPEDGSESTDFIEDWVKIGLPAKAKVLAEHGDKTFKEQVKYCEKEAVNVSLANLLTYPFVSDALVNKTLALKGGYYDFMKGRFELWGLNFGLSDPCYI; encoded by the exons ATGGCAAAAGGAAGTTACGAGAAGGCCATTGTTTCACTCCAGAACCTCCTCAGGTTTGGACCATC TGAGAAGGAAGAACTGAAACCGGTTGTAGCAGAAAGAATTGATGAAATCACAACTGAGTTACAAACGACAGGCTGCAATTCCTTCGACCCTGTTCAAAGGATCAAGACGGGCTTTTATTATTTCAAAACAGAGATATATGA CAAAAATCCAGAATTGTTTGAGAAACTCAAGAAAGGACAGGAACCCAAG TTTCTTGTGTTTGCCTGCTCCGATTCACGAGTGAGCCCATCTCATGTGCTGAATTTTCAGCTCGGTGAAGCTTTTATGCTTCGAAACATCGCCAACATGGTCCCTCCTTATGACAAG ACTAAATACTCGGGAGTAGGAGCTGTAATCGAATACGCAGTTGTTCATCTTAAGGTAGAAAACATTTTAGTCATTGGCCATAGTGCATGTGGAGGTATTAAGGCTCTTATGGAACTCCCAGAAGATGGTTCTGAATCAAC TGACTTTATAGAGGATTGGGTGAAAATTGGATTGCCTGCCAAAGCAAAAGTACTAGCTGAACACGGGGATAAAACTTTTAAAGAGCAAGTCAAATATTGTGAGAAG GAAGCTGTGAATGTATCACTAGCCAATTTGCTTACGTACCCATTTGTGAGCGATGCTTTGGTGAATAAGACTTTGGCATTGAAGGGAGGTTACTATGATTTCATGAAAGGAAGATTTGAGCTCTGGGGACTCAACTTCGGTCTTTCTGATCCTTGTTATATATAA
- the LOC107812321 gene encoding carbonic anhydrase, chloroplastic-like isoform X3 produces the protein MAKGSYEKAIVSLQNLLRFGPSEKEELKPVVAERIDEITTELQTTGCNSFDPVQRIKTGFYYFKTEIYDKNPELFEKLKKGQEPKTKYSGVGAVIEYAVVHLKVENILVIGHSACGGIKALMELPEDGSESTDFIEDWVKIGLPAKAKVLAEHGDKTFKEQVKYCEKEAVNVSLANLLTYPFVSDALVNKTLALKGGYYDFMKGRFELWGLNFGLSDPCYI, from the exons ATGGCAAAAGGAAGTTACGAGAAGGCCATTGTTTCACTCCAGAACCTCCTCAGGTTTGGACCATC TGAGAAGGAAGAACTGAAACCGGTTGTAGCAGAAAGAATTGATGAAATCACAACTGAGTTACAAACGACAGGCTGCAATTCCTTCGACCCTGTTCAAAGGATCAAGACGGGCTTTTATTATTTCAAAACAGAGATATATGA CAAAAATCCAGAATTGTTTGAGAAACTCAAGAAAGGACAGGAACCCAAG ACTAAATACTCGGGAGTAGGAGCTGTAATCGAATACGCAGTTGTTCATCTTAAGGTAGAAAACATTTTAGTCATTGGCCATAGTGCATGTGGAGGTATTAAGGCTCTTATGGAACTCCCAGAAGATGGTTCTGAATCAAC TGACTTTATAGAGGATTGGGTGAAAATTGGATTGCCTGCCAAAGCAAAAGTACTAGCTGAACACGGGGATAAAACTTTTAAAGAGCAAGTCAAATATTGTGAGAAG GAAGCTGTGAATGTATCACTAGCCAATTTGCTTACGTACCCATTTGTGAGCGATGCTTTGGTGAATAAGACTTTGGCATTGAAGGGAGGTTACTATGATTTCATGAAAGGAAGATTTGAGCTCTGGGGACTCAACTTCGGTCTTTCTGATCCTTGTTATATATAA